In Maribacter dokdonensis DSW-8, the following proteins share a genomic window:
- a CDS encoding IS110 family transposase, translating into MNKYKETFGVDISKDVFDVHGSNKGHDQYKNDETGFKKFLKELPKCSLVVMEATGYYHYRLAQFLYKNGVIVSVVNPLSVKRFIQMKLAKVKTDKSDAKAICEYALVNEVPIYNALTDIQSECLQLFRLLDIYLKQRTATKNKIHGEAVLGIPSKFV; encoded by the coding sequence ATGAATAAATATAAAGAAACTTTTGGAGTCGACATCAGTAAAGATGTCTTTGATGTACATGGTAGTAACAAAGGTCACGACCAGTATAAGAACGATGAAACTGGATTTAAGAAATTCCTTAAGGAACTGCCCAAATGTTCATTGGTCGTTATGGAAGCTACCGGTTATTATCATTATAGACTTGCCCAGTTTCTTTACAAAAATGGGGTAATAGTTTCAGTAGTAAACCCATTATCCGTAAAACGTTTCATTCAAATGAAACTGGCTAAAGTAAAAACGGATAAGAGCGATGCCAAGGCTATATGTGAATATGCACTGGTCAACGAGGTACCTATTTACAATGCCTTGACGGATATCCAGAGCGAATGCTTACAGTTGTTCCGGTTATTGGATATCTATTTAAAACAACGTACCGCGACCAAGAACAAGATACACGGAGAAGCTGTTCTGGGCATACCTTCAAAGTTTGTT
- a CDS encoding T9SS type B sorting domain-containing protein, which translates to MIIFSCSKDDLEADLESIEYSCCDSNPFDNVNVNNLDQSRGEIAFFGFVSPNNDGINDFWTIRNLDLYENFNLQIFDLNEKIVFQADNSNTESIVFFPQNGEFEDRDRVLRYKLVIDDESIYSNQGYFCLFTGTSKRSAGKCSSLFPDPIFD; encoded by the coding sequence ATGATAATTTTCAGTTGCTCAAAAGATGATTTGGAAGCAGATTTGGAAAGTATAGAATACTCTTGCTGTGACTCAAATCCTTTCGATAATGTAAATGTTAACAATCTAGACCAATCGAGAGGAGAAATAGCATTTTTTGGTTTCGTAAGTCCTAATAATGATGGAATAAATGATTTTTGGACTATTCGAAATTTAGACTTATACGAGAACTTTAATCTTCAAATATTTGATTTAAATGAAAAAATCGTCTTCCAAGCTGACAATTCCAATACGGAATCTATTGTTTTCTTCCCTCAAAATGGAGAATTTGAAGACAGAGATAGAGTTTTACGATATAAACTGGTAATAGATGATGAATCTATATATTCAAATCAGGGCTATTTCTGCCTGTTCACCGGAACAAGTAAAAGATCAGCTGGTAAATGTAGTTCTTTATTTCCTGATCCAATTTTTGACTAA